The proteins below come from a single Deltaproteobacteria bacterium genomic window:
- a CDS encoding SDR family NAD(P)-dependent oxidoreductase: protein MRPPLQDRVALITGAGSGIGRCFAEALAAARNDLVLLDVDARGLAETAAALSAGIATAVADVADRPALERVVAQHVAPRGRLDLLVNCAAILGPGTWAAQAPEDFERVLRVDLVGTANTIRTTLPWLRAAGGQVVNLASTAAVHGWPGLAAYSAAKFGVAGYSEAIRPELALEGIGLTVVFPLLIDTPLLSRPGTPPILQRGRRIPPAVVVRKVLRAVERRRRRVYVPATVRLIAALEGVVPSLLDWYGARFGIARR from the coding sequence CTGCGGCCGCCCTTGCAGGATCGCGTCGCGCTGATCACCGGAGCGGGCAGCGGCATCGGCCGTTGCTTCGCGGAAGCGCTCGCCGCCGCCCGGAACGACCTCGTCCTGCTCGATGTCGATGCCCGCGGGCTTGCAGAGACGGCCGCCGCCCTCAGCGCGGGAATCGCGACGGCGGTGGCCGATGTCGCCGACCGGCCGGCGCTCGAGCGGGTGGTCGCGCAGCACGTGGCGCCCAGGGGCCGCCTCGATCTCCTCGTCAACTGCGCCGCGATCCTCGGGCCCGGCACCTGGGCCGCACAAGCGCCGGAGGACTTCGAGCGCGTGCTGCGAGTCGACCTCGTCGGCACCGCCAACACGATCCGGACGACACTTCCGTGGCTGCGCGCGGCGGGCGGCCAGGTCGTCAACCTCGCCTCCACCGCCGCGGTGCACGGCTGGCCCGGACTCGCGGCCTACTCGGCCGCCAAGTTCGGCGTCGCCGGGTACTCGGAGGCGATCCGACCCGAGCTGGCGCTCGAGGGGATCGGGCTGACCGTCGTGTTCCCGTTGCTCATCGACACGCCGCTGCTCAGCCGGCCCGGGACGCCGCCCATCCTCCAGCGCGGCCGGCGCATCCCGCCCGCGGTCGTGGTCCGCAAGGTGCTGCGCGCCGTCGAGCGACGCCGTCGCCGCGTGTACGTGCCGGCCACCGTCCGGCTGATCGCCGCGCTCGAGGGCGTCGTGCCGTCGCTGCTCGACTGGTACGGCGCGCGCTTCGGCATCGCGCGGCGCTGA